The following proteins come from a genomic window of Halanaerobiales bacterium:
- a CDS encoding haloacid dehalogenase, which produces MLQLNFDNRKDLELENLILDYNGTIAFQGKTIAGVKEKLSKLSEILDIYIVTADTYGTVREEFKDHSINIEITGDKLTGTKYKKEFVENLGAVKTISIGNGANDRLMLKESGLSLVIIGGEGASLNTVLKADILVRDILEGLDLLLNTDSLKATLRR; this is translated from the coding sequence TTGCTACAATTAAATTTTGATAATAGAAAAGACCTTGAGTTGGAAAATTTAATTCTTGATTATAATGGTACTATTGCTTTTCAAGGAAAAACTATTGCTGGGGTTAAAGAAAAACTGTCAAAATTAAGTGAAATTTTAGATATATATATAGTTACAGCAGATACTTATGGTACAGTAAGAGAAGAATTTAAAGACCATTCTATCAATATAGAAATAACAGGTGATAAACTTACAGGAACTAAATATAAAAAAGAATTTGTTGAAAATCTTGGTGCTGTTAAAACCATAAGTATTGGAAATGGAGCAAATGACAGATTAATGTTGAAAGAATCTGGTCTTTCGCTTGTAATTATTGGGGGAGAAGGTGCTTCACTTAATACAGTTTTAAAAGCTGATATTCTGGTCAGAGATATTTTAGAAGGTCTTGATTTATTATTAAACACTGATAGCTTAAAAGCTACTTTAAGAAGGTAG